In Palaemon carinicauda isolate YSFRI2023 chromosome 28, ASM3689809v2, whole genome shotgun sequence, the sequence TCTGAAATGAGCCACATGAGCTGGAGGCCAAGTGGgaaggacagggggggggggggctccagaAAGATATGGGAAGAGAcatactgtatgtgtttgtgtatatatatatatatatatatatatatatatatatatatatatatttatatatatatatatatatatatatttatatatatatatatatacatatatatgtgagacaCACtactgcatgtacacacacacacgatatatatatatatatatatatatatatatatatatatatacatatatatatatatatatataatatatagagagagagagagagagagaggagagagagagagagagagagagagagatacatatatatatatatacatatatatgtatatattcatgtatatataaatatattataaatatatacatatatatatatataatatatatatatatatatatatatatatatatatatatatactaagtatatatgcatatctattcatataaaccaaatatattcctcctaatatctggatcatCTCTACCTCTCTTTGTGCAGAGTTGCTAAGTCAAttaaaacctcagtttcttgggcccgggttcgattccccaaccgaccagaagctattatctttgagttgatttccacTTTGGTTTCTGATTCCGAGGTAGAAAAAATCCTgacattaggaggagtataatatagggccttatatgaaaatgaaaaacatgtctaaatgtggcAAAATTatcatgcataattatatatatatatatatatatatatatatatatatatatttatatatatatatatctaaatatatatatacataaataaatatatatatatatagtatatatatatatatatatatatatatatacatacatatatatacaattatatatatactatatatatatatatatatgtatgtatatatatgcatatatataatgacatatatatatatatatatatatatatacatatatatatatatatatatacatatataatatatatatatataatatatatatacagtatatatgaaggtCTCCAGTAGGAtgcagaataaataaaataaaatgcattgGATTCGATTTACAAAGTTtgaatatttatcatttatctatGTAGCCAACCACACAATTTTGTAAGAACAATAACTGTGCTTTAATATGTCCTTATAAGTAAAGGTGGAGTCTATATGGTTATAGAGAAAactatgatatataaaaatataagaaaagaatctaaaagaaatgtatttataatatttcataatgtgattcGTTCTATAAATGGATAACGCAGCTATAAATGTATGCACGTTTGATGTgcagataccttaatgtggtgagagGGGCCCGTAATCAGCTAAAgtatactagtaagggccacccatactgtgtTAGTATGTTGTGaggaatcagacgaaaatctcaccgCCTTCACCAAACCGCACTAGTCAGCGtttgtaatgaaaactggccaaatcgaggcatgaattgatatatctgagtTTTTGTCCTGGGGAGGACTGGCAacagttgtatttgttgttgttgtatcaaaGAAATTTACGAAGCTTATCTTATATGGGTGTCAAATAgttctattttcattaataattaataatttataatcttataatctataatttataattcataatcGAAACGTATCTCTCTACTTACGAATGACAACATTCAAATGCCACGAAATCTAATCTTGGGGTTCAGGCTTTtaacaaaatgtaaaatatttacgaaGCAAACCTGCATTGTGTTTACTTGATAACTAGAATATCGGTACACACGATTATCCAGTCTACAATACTTCTAAGAATAATCTGTTGCACCAAGGCTGCTGCCGTCATGGAAAAGGGTGGCAGGGGGAGGGAGCctagaaagaggggggggggggagagggctgGAAGGTAAGGAGGGCGGAAAGGAGGGAAAGTGGGTTGGAAAGGGGGTGAGCTGGAAGGAGTTCTGGAGGGAGGGAGGGGGCTGGAAGGGGGAGGAGGGCCGGGAAGGTACGGGGTTGGAGGAGGGCTtgaaggagggggagggggctggaagggggagggaaggctggaaagagggggagggagggaggagggggtcTGAAGAAGGGGTAGGGGGCTGGAAATGAAGGGGTAGGGGGCTGGAAAAAGGGGGATGGAGCacgaaggagggggaggggggctgGAAGGAGTGAGCTAGAAGGAGGGGCAAGAGGGGCTAGTAGGAGTTGGGAGGAGGGCtggaagaaggaggaggagttTGGATGGGGAGAGGAGGGTACTGGAATGGAGGGGGGCTGAAAGGAAGGGGACTGGAAAGTAGGGAAGAGGGCAGGAAGGAGGGGAAGGGGGTCTGGAAGGAGGAAGGGGGCTGGAAATAGAGAGGGTTGGAAGAATGGGGAAATGGCTGGAGTGGGGAGGAAGGCTGGAAGGAGTCGGAGAGGACTGGTCAGATGGGGAGCGGGCTGGAGGGGATAGGATTGCTGGAAGGGAGGGGGGCACGAAGGAGGGGGGGTGGGGGCTGGAAGGGGAGAGGATTGGTGGAAGTGGGGGAGTAAGAAAATGTTCCTGGAAATATCGTGCTGGGATTTTTCGCCGTAGGTTGAATTGAGAGTTACCGAGGGCAACCTCATTACCAGTGTTTGCTTGGGATCGCGAATAACCCTCCAATGTAGGCAGAAATTTTGGTGAACATTTcagaatatttctatatttataacgTTTACTTTCTCGAAGTCTGTTATAAAGCTGTGGTTGTCAAGTTGttttaaaaaaaactaattataatttttaacatattagaaataattTAACATTTAATTATTGGAGAATTGAAAATTTTTACCTTGGCtcaaaagtttttttctttattcagtcGTTGTCAAGtggtttaaaagaaataattataatctttaatataatagaaataacttAACATTCATTGATTGGATGATTGAAAATCTTGTTTTCAATTCAGTCATTGTCAAGATGTTTAAAAGAAATTATAATCCTTAATATATTAGAAAtactttaataattaataattggatGAATTGATATTCTTATTTTGGGCCGAAGAGTTTATTTTTAATTAAGtcatcatatttttttaatataatagaaATACTCAAACACTTAATGATTGGATGAATTTTGAGTCTATATTCTTACGCAATTTTCCAAAGTGTTTGTTTTCAATACTTGCTATAAGTTGAGAGCGGGAAAATGTACAGTCACAACAAATTATTTGATTGTTCTATTGCCCACATATTAGGTTTAGGTCATGCGGGTAACTCAATAAATAGCCTGAGGTCAAACAAGAGTGGaccactgtatgtatatgtatatgtattatattgttTAAGCAAATTAACTTCGGTTTCACACTTCATGTTTCGTCCAATGAAAGGGGCAAatctaatttaaaggtttaaaggtcactcatgaatggcagaggcaagggatagtgacaatgccctagcaggacagtgccatagagactgaccatataagatCAGCACCAaagctcctctccactcaagctaggacaaggaggaccaggcaatggctgctgatgactcagcaggtagacctataggatctccccaaaaatggtgaggttgcagacactacaagaaaactatcgagcttgagcgggactcgaaaccccagtcCCACACGCTCCCGACaggaacgttttcaataggccaaaaGACCTAATGATACAGTTTACTTCTTTAAAAATACCAAAAGGGGTATTATAAATATCAAATTTATACCAAAGGGCTATTATGAATACTATCAAATTTATACCAAGGGCTATTATAAATACTATCAAATTTTACAAAGGCTATTATAAATACTATCAAATTTATACCAAAGGGCTATTATAAATACTATCAAATTTATACCAAAAGGCTATTATAAATACTATCAAATTTATATCAAAGGGCTATTATAAATACTATCAAATTTACACCAAAGGGCTATTATAAATATCAAATTTATACCAAAGGGCTATTATAAATACTATCAAACTTATGGAAGGAAAAATTAATTTGCctcatcttttcttttttaatgagatATACAGGCTTCATTTCCCCTCAGCTCCAAATGGANNNNNNNNNNNNNNNNNNNNNNNNNNNNNNNNNNNNNNNNNNNNNNNNNNNNNNNNNNNNNNNNNNNNNNNNNNNNNNNNNNNNNNNNNNNNNNNNNNNNNNNNNNNNNNNNNNNNNNNNNNNNNNNNNNNNNNNNNNNNNNNNNNNNNNNNNNNNNNNNNNNNNNNNNNNNNNNNNNNNNNNNNNNNNNNNNNNNNNNNNNNNNNNNNNNNNNNNNNNNNNNNNNNNNNNNNNNNNNNNNNNNNNNNNNNNNNNNNNNNNNNNNNNNNNNNNNNNNNNNNNNNNNNNNNNNNNNNNNNNNNNNNNNNNNNNNNNNNNNNNNNNNNNNNNNNNNNNNNNNNNNNNNNNNNNNNNNNNNNNNNNNNNNNNNNNNNNNNNNNNNNNNNNNNNNNNNNNNNNNNNNNNNNNNNNNNNNNNNNNNNNNNNNNNNNNNNNNNNNNNNNNNNNNNNNNNNNNNNNNNN encodes:
- the LOC137621867 gene encoding uncharacterized protein, which gives rise to MRLPSVTLNSTYGEKSQHDISRNIFLLPHFHQSSPLPAPTPPPSCPPPFQQSYPLQPAPHLTSPLRLLPAFLPTPAISPFFQPSLFPAPFLLPDPLPLLPALFPTFQSPSFQPPSIPVPSSPHPNSSSFFQPSSQLLLAPLAPPSSSLLPAPLPLLRAPSPFFQPPTPSFPAPYPFFRPPPPSLPLFPAFPPPSSPLPLLQALLQPRTFPALLPLPAPSLPPELLPAHPLSNPLSLLSALLTFQPSPPPPSF